In Haladaptatus sp. QDMS2, a single window of DNA contains:
- a CDS encoding ArsR family transcriptional regulator has product MSTPRTAAWIADEAQVSENTARSHLSRLADLGVLATTTTERGTGYAPDAIYTRFQDIRELIQEHTEDQLATRAVDLQEELAEFTSTYEVESPTALRTSIATGGLTPAEARERLEAVSDWEYARYRLSIVRDALDHYDTYSSSRPASA; this is encoded by the coding sequence GTGTCGACCCCACGCACTGCAGCGTGGATTGCAGACGAAGCACAGGTCTCAGAGAATACCGCTCGCAGCCATCTCTCGCGGCTTGCCGACCTCGGCGTTCTCGCAACGACCACGACCGAGCGGGGGACTGGCTACGCACCCGACGCAATCTACACTCGATTCCAGGATATTCGCGAACTCATCCAGGAACACACAGAAGACCAGCTTGCCACGAGGGCGGTCGACCTACAAGAGGAACTCGCGGAGTTTACTTCCACGTACGAGGTTGAATCACCGACCGCGCTTCGGACGTCTATCGCCACTGGTGGCCTCACGCCCGCAGAGGCGCGCGAACGTCTCGAAGCCGTCTCGGATTGGGAGTACGCCCGGTATCGACTGTCGATCGTTCGTGATGCGCTCGACCATTACGATACGTACAGTTCGTCGCGTCCCGCGTCGGCATGA
- a CDS encoding serine protease produces the protein MPSRRAVLKTTASGALVAVAGCVDQVSDSIPENASSGELLRQGDETPPELDDEAVERAGEVGQRVRESVVYLQTSLGGGVHASGTGFVYGDGSHVITNAHNVRGSETFDLWTVDGESYEAEVVDYVENRQPDVALVRAEGLDLDPLEAGSSDDLEAGQPLLQVGHPSIMGNWVITAGPMAEPSSVDPRLRTHVPGVQGNSGSPLLTLDGAVVGLTYGATRPGNRGPNDPPEGPQSDDAHTRIVGRLMSLHETIEDVDEQYETWV, from the coding sequence ATGCCAAGCCGACGTGCGGTGTTAAAAACGACCGCATCGGGCGCCCTCGTCGCGGTCGCAGGGTGCGTTGACCAAGTCTCTGATTCCATCCCGGAGAATGCCTCATCAGGGGAGCTGCTCCGTCAGGGCGACGAAACGCCACCAGAGCTAGACGACGAGGCCGTCGAGCGAGCAGGAGAGGTCGGCCAGCGGGTCAGAGAATCGGTCGTCTACCTGCAGACGAGTCTCGGCGGCGGCGTCCACGCCAGCGGGACCGGGTTCGTCTACGGCGACGGGTCACACGTCATTACCAACGCTCACAACGTCCGCGGGTCGGAGACGTTCGACCTCTGGACCGTCGACGGGGAATCCTACGAAGCCGAAGTGGTCGACTACGTCGAGAACCGCCAGCCGGACGTGGCGCTGGTGCGAGCCGAGGGGCTGGACCTCGACCCGCTCGAGGCTGGGTCGTCGGACGACCTCGAGGCCGGCCAGCCCCTCCTCCAGGTCGGGCACCCCTCTATTATGGGCAACTGGGTCATCACCGCCGGCCCGATGGCCGAGCCAAGTAGTGTCGATCCGCGGCTCCGTACACACGTCCCCGGGGTGCAGGGCAACAGCGGGTCGCCACTCCTCACGCTGGACGGTGCGGTCGTTGGCCTGACGTATGGCGCAACACGACCGGGAAACAGGGGTCCAAACGACCCTCCGGAGGGCCCACAATCTGACGACGCGCACACGCGAATCGTCGGGCGGTTGATGTCGCTGCACGAGACCATCGAGGACGTCGACGAGCAGTACGAGACGTGGGTCTGA
- a CDS encoding SDR family NAD(P)-dependent oxidoreductase yields MSLEGKTALITGASSGIGRGIARELADAGVNIVVADIRETPKQGKYYQTDVSLPTAELVEQESGVNAVFAKTDVTDESAIEAVVETTVDEFGGLDILVNNVGTQVLGSSQDVTADDWHHVVDVNLTSYFLTAKYAIPHLVNSSQGRIVNVSSVNAYMGGGGPPYSATKAGIVNLTRDLALEVADEGVTVNTVLPGVVKTPMQDQNDEATRRRQAEKTPLPRVGEPGDVGKVVRFFASDHAEWITGAELLVDGGYSIGGY; encoded by the coding sequence ATGTCGCTCGAAGGAAAAACCGCGTTGATAACCGGCGCAAGCTCAGGCATCGGTCGTGGCATCGCTCGCGAACTCGCAGATGCGGGCGTGAACATTGTCGTCGCGGACATTCGAGAGACGCCAAAACAGGGCAAGTACTATCAGACAGACGTCTCCCTCCCGACGGCTGAACTCGTCGAACAGGAGTCGGGTGTCAACGCGGTTTTCGCGAAGACCGACGTCACCGACGAATCGGCCATCGAGGCGGTAGTCGAAACAACCGTCGACGAGTTCGGTGGACTCGACATCCTCGTAAACAACGTGGGCACCCAGGTGCTTGGGTCCTCACAGGACGTCACCGCAGACGACTGGCACCACGTCGTCGACGTGAACCTGACGAGTTACTTCCTCACGGCGAAGTACGCCATCCCGCATCTGGTCAACTCATCGCAGGGCCGCATCGTCAACGTCAGCAGTGTAAACGCCTACATGGGTGGGGGCGGCCCGCCGTACTCGGCGACGAAAGCGGGTATCGTCAACCTCACCCGAGACTTGGCGCTCGAAGTCGCAGACGAGGGCGTGACCGTCAACACCGTTCTTCCTGGAGTGGTGAAAACGCCGATGCAGGACCAAAACGACGAGGCGACGCGCCGCCGTCAGGCAGAAAAAACGCCGCTCCCGCGTGTCGGCGAACCGGGAGACGTTGGGAAAGTTGTCCGGTTTTTCGCGAGCGACCACGCCGAGTGGATTACCGGCGCCGAATTGCTCGTTGACGGTGGGTACTCCATCGGTGGGTACTAG